A stretch of the Bacillus sp. B-jedd genome encodes the following:
- a CDS encoding VOC family protein, whose translation MGKVLPFLMFQDGKAEEAMNFYTSLLGDSEIKRITRYGANQPGDEGTVMQAVFSLKGQEFMCIDSNVKHQFSFTPSFSIYVVCDSEEELETLYEKLLEGGQALMPIGDYGFSRKFGWINDKFGVSWQLDLPFEN comes from the coding sequence ATGGGAAAAGTATTGCCGTTTTTAATGTTCCAGGATGGAAAAGCAGAAGAAGCGATGAATTTTTACACATCATTGTTAGGTGACTCCGAAATTAAACGAATCACCCGATACGGAGCGAATCAACCCGGGGACGAAGGAACTGTCATGCAGGCCGTCTTTTCACTGAAAGGGCAGGAATTCATGTGCATCGACAGTAACGTCAAGCATCAGTTTTCATTCACGCCATCCTTTTCGATCTATGTGGTTTGTGACAGTGAAGAAGAACTTGAAACCCTTTATGAAAAGCTCCTTGAAGGCGGCCAGGCGCTGATGCCGATTGGCGACTACGGATTCAGCAGAAAATTTGGCTGGATCAATGATAAGTTCGGCGTTTCGTGGCAGCTGGATTTGCCTTTTGAAAATTAA
- a CDS encoding helix-turn-helix domain-containing protein, whose amino-acid sequence MAIIINIDVMLAKRKMSVTELSEKVGITMANLSILKNGKAKAIRLSTLEAICKALDCQPGDILEYKPDEGVQE is encoded by the coding sequence ATGGCGATTATCATAAACATTGATGTGATGTTGGCAAAAAGGAAAATGAGTGTAACCGAACTTTCTGAGAAGGTCGGAATTACGATGGCGAACCTTTCAATACTTAAGAACGGCAAGGCAAAAGCAATCCGGCTTTCTACATTGGAGGCGATTTGCAAGGCGTTGGACTGCCAGCCCGGAGATATTCTGGAATATAAACCTGACGAGGGCGTTCAGGAATAA